A single region of the Bifidobacterium asteroides DSM 20089 genome encodes:
- a CDS encoding aspartate carbamoyltransferase regulatory subunit, translated as MKVTSIVDGIIIDHVRAGTALKVLHYLRVDPAKTRLALIMNTDSRKYGSKDIIKIEQTGDLDLTALGFIAPEATVDVVRQGRIVSKHQPDRPNHLVNVITCVNPRCVTTVETGVDQRFHLDAAGVYRCDYCDEKAED; from the coding sequence ATGAAGGTCACCAGCATTGTCGACGGCATCATCATCGACCATGTCCGTGCGGGTACAGCCCTGAAGGTGCTGCACTACCTGCGTGTGGACCCGGCGAAGACGCGGCTGGCCCTGATCATGAACACGGATAGCCGCAAGTACGGGTCCAAGGACATCATCAAGATCGAGCAGACCGGGGATCTGGATCTGACCGCCCTGGGATTCATCGCCCCCGAGGCCACCGTCGATGTGGTGCGACAGGGCAGGATCGTCAGCAAGCATCAGCCGGACCGCCCCAACCATCTGGTCAACGTCATCACCTGCGTCAACCCTCGTTGCGTCACCACGGTGGAGACCGGCGTGGATCAGCGCTTCCACCTGGACGCTGCCGGGGTCTACCGCTGCGACTACTGCGACGAGAAGGCTGAAGACTGA
- the pyrB gene encoding aspartate carbamoyltransferase — protein MVTLDDIPMTQILDLLDRAAYIDTHRRQVAHTCDGRVLATLFYEPSTRTRLSFETAMLRLGGQVIGFAGAQLASVSKGESISDTLKTVSNYADIVAIRHPKEGAALVASKAATVPVINAGDGGHMHPTQTLTDLATIRARKGRLNHLAIGLCGDLTFGRTVHSLITTLCRLGHVDFVLISPDELRTPEYVLERIRSSADCTYRETGDLNGVIGDLDVLYMTRVQQERFFNEDDYLRLRDTYILNADKLRAARPDMAILHPLPRVNEIAVEVDDDPRAAYFQQVRNGMLVRMALESALLGDELPGYRERKEVAA, from the coding sequence GTGGTGACCCTCGACGACATTCCCATGACCCAGATCCTGGACCTGCTGGATCGTGCGGCCTACATCGACACCCACCGCCGCCAGGTGGCCCACACCTGCGACGGCCGGGTCCTGGCCACGCTCTTCTATGAACCCAGCACCCGCACCCGGCTCAGCTTCGAGACGGCCATGCTCCGTCTGGGCGGCCAGGTCATCGGGTTCGCCGGCGCCCAGCTGGCCAGCGTCTCCAAGGGTGAGTCCATCAGCGACACCCTGAAGACCGTCTCCAACTACGCCGACATCGTGGCCATCCGGCACCCCAAGGAGGGTGCCGCCCTGGTGGCATCCAAGGCAGCCACGGTCCCGGTCATCAACGCCGGCGACGGCGGACACATGCACCCGACCCAGACCCTGACCGACCTGGCCACCATCCGCGCCCGCAAGGGTCGGCTGAACCACCTGGCCATCGGCCTGTGCGGGGATCTGACCTTCGGCCGCACCGTCCACTCCCTGATCACCACCCTCTGCCGCCTGGGCCACGTGGACTTCGTCCTGATCAGTCCCGACGAGCTGCGCACCCCGGAATACGTCCTGGAGAGGATCCGCTCCTCGGCCGACTGCACCTACCGGGAGACCGGGGACCTGAACGGGGTCATCGGCGACCTGGATGTGCTCTACATGACCCGTGTCCAGCAGGAGCGCTTCTTCAACGAGGACGACTACCTGCGTCTGCGCGACACCTACATTCTGAATGCCGACAAGCTTAGGGCTGCGCGCCCCGACATGGCCATCCTCCACCCCCTGCCCAGGGTCAATGAGATCGCCGTGGAGGTGGACGATGATCCGCGTGCGGCCTACTTCCAGCAGGTTCGCAACGGCATGCTGGTCAGAATGGCCCTGGAGAGCGCCCTGCTGGGTGACGAGCTGCCCGGTTACCGCGAGCGGAAGGAGGTGGCGGCATGA